tgtaggagttatgagattgatcactgttcgttatcttcaccttgcattaagaaatactttttttccagatttctgtgcattatcttatacacgcctgatgtgaagttccagtcgatagacagatattggtcaacgcatgcccctGTCGGAACAACTCgttatcaagaattatgtctcgaaataggtttcaagaggttgaatataagaacatttttgttaaatatgatgcaagtacatttaaatctagtgattgaaagtaagtacttgaacattcgtttatgttgaacttggagaggaaaaatggttagtactttttgataacatttgataaggtgttgttgcttagcaaccaaatataattgaataaaaatagattattttagattaacaataattgaaagatctttgttttaatgttgcaatacttattatatttaatggaacataatggcaaaacgtcatattattagaaaatgatggacaagTATATAAAGTATGAAGGTTccatttgatgacctttgatcttaattctcttgattatattttttgttaaaaaccttttaaaatgattaagatctatttaaagattagatttttaaaataatgtgacatttactaatcatcatggatTGTAATCacgtttaaattgtgtcgaatggatgcagaaaggcaaattatggtcaaaattgtactatgagtgttgttacttagcaaccaaaaatatttgtttgtcaataaaattgattaatttgattttgttctttttgtagtatattaaaaggcacatcagctcatacatttagaatttcctatttttgactctaatctagtgagaggggtcgtaatatatatatttcagagaaaaaagattgcaaaaatgtgcacttatatgacctttgaccccgtagacgtctttgaggtcatgggatacattgacaaattttataagaaaGTGTTCCCTatccaattcctaacaaaattatatgtcatatgcctacTCCAAATCATGATCCATGcagatttaaatcgatttaaaaatgctgtcatttagtctttaaaaacctctaaaatgtgccggtagagaaagggttaatgTTCAGCTTGGAAACCTTTCGAAATCATTAAGAGAAAAGGAGAATGAGCTGCGTTCTTTACAACAGCAATACAAAATCCTTTATCAGACGCACATGTCACCTCAGTCCAAGGTAAGATGCGATGtattcattcatttctttaaaaaatgaatccACATTATTATACATCAAACATTGAGACCTATTCCTGTTAAACATGTTATTATTACTTGGTAAACTGCTGTACTTTTAGATAGTGGTgttccaatcatcgattataatcgaaaatcagtcgattgttggcaaattctaagcgctcgattatgaaaattttattccaattaatcggtttttagattttgttttctcaacGACTGTAGTTTTTGAAGAATATTCCTGCCGTGACCTATCTAGTAACCTAAAAGGTTTGTTTATCATAATGGCGGCGCACTCGAAAGCGAAAGTATCCATACACGGGGAATAAAGCATGTTCACGTTGGTCAGATACTGAGATAGACGTACTTTGATTCAGGCATATAAACGAAGGACCATTATCAAAGAGAATCTTGATACTACATGCAGCAAAGCCATGTGGGAATTACGCatataaaaatttcaaaggCCACTGTTACTCTGCACGTGCGGATCGTGTTTTCAATTGGTGACAATAAATCTCTTAATTTATCTGTTTTAATTTTGTTcgtaataaaatgaatttctttcctCATTTTGCTTTGCTTTGCTGAACGTTAGGCCcttattatattttaattcaGCCGGATCATCGTCAGTTAATGACATTTAACTTTGATATACGGACCGGAACTGAAGCAAACGAtatctggttttttttttggcgacTTTTATATATGCaattaaaagaatttaaaaaaatacagacAGAAGATATTCACTTACACTCTCTCAGCTATGGAAACAACGAATATAAAcgtaaaaaatatttatttacacttttgTAGTACTTATCTACTTAAATTACTTTAATTATTATAGAATTTCTCTAtgtccgattataatcgataattagttagttacagtaaaccaatcatcgATTGTAAAATTCACACCGATTCCCATCACTACTTTTAGATAATAGAATAGGAAACAAAGACCATTAACATGGCCATGCAACGGGCTTCTTCAGTAGAAATAACTGCAGTTTCAGAGCAGCGAATTGTTCCATAAGAAACTAAAATCACCATGTCTGCCCAGACGAAATGGACGAAATCAGACAACTTCGCTCTAAGtatgtattttgataattgttCTACTGGCTCTAAGtatgtattttgataattgttCTACTGGCTCTAAGtatgtattttgataattgttCTACTGGCTCTAAGTATGTATTTTAATCATTGTTCTACTGGCTCTAAGTAGGTATTGTGATAATTGTTCTGCTGGCTCTAAGtatgtattttgataattgttCTGCTGGCTCTAAGtatgtattttgataattgttCTACTGGCAATACTATTATTACGCTGGTTAATATCGTCTTCTTCATGAAAGTTTTTATTGCAATGCCATAATTGTTAATGGAATTCTATCGTTTTGCCATGTTCTCTGTCATCTTATATTGACTGTAGTACACTCATGCTTCATGATGAGACTAGATGTGGTAGTTCAGTGTCAGAGCATTTGCTTTGTAACCGGGATGTTGTAAGTTCGAGTCCCGTGATGCCATGGTTGCGTCAAACCTAAtgcgtaaacataggtagtgattgatCCTTAGCCAAACGTTTGGCATTTAGAGGTGAGAAGCATGGGTCTTTCTGATATGACCTTTATAACATAGGTCCCGTCTCGTGGCAGGCATTGGCAAGTTAAAAGAACTCCCACTCCTACAACCCTGCGTgttaagcataggtctaaattagtgatacttcacctacaactgatggcgtctcaatatgagtgaaacattcttgatgggatgtaaaacaaacaatgaaaCATTCTTCTCGAATATATccattaattcatatttatgtTAATCATTTTAGTGATTGAATTTCACGttatgtagctacatgtatgattatGACTTAAATTGTAACTCTACCATCATTGAATTTTGATCTGGCATCCATTATATATAGATTGCAGGAGACGGAGCTAACTCGGGAACAACTACACATCCAGCACCACGCCCTGGAGAAGGCACTGCAGGTGGAGAGGGAACAACGACTCCAGCTGGAGGAGGCCCTGAACACTATGCAGGAGCAGGCCCGGCTTGTAGCAGAAAACAAGCAGGTAATGGCACTTTTGTGTAATGTATTCATGACGAGTAATACTATTATTGTGGACCGAAACATTAATCAATCTGAAACGCCTCTttgtttcaaaaatcttctgttTTGATTGTCATATATGAATTATTATATgatgaattttgatttcaattgaaattgttattcatgaaatatactcgggggggggggggggggggatgtcagGATAAGCCATATTTTGACCAAAGAATTGTTGGTTTAAAATGTTCTCTATAAAAGGAATATTATTATTGGAGAAAGAGAAAGAGTTGATTTGCCAGATGTATACTCTCTAAACAATCACATCAAGGGAAAGTAAGAGATGTCGATCTTTATCATAAGTGACATTATGTTTTAGTTGCTCACAGTTTAATTTAATGTATTGCACACtctatttttagaaatgtttgttaATAAGTGATCACTTTTCTTTAGATCAATCTCCAAATTGAAGATGATGAGGAGGAGATAATCCTAGAAGCAAGTCCCATGCTGAGTAAGTGGTTTATATCATTTCTATAGTAACCTCAAACCTTGTAACTTCATTGTTAGATAGTCCCAACATCTGCTAAGCATAGATACAATGCTGACTATTGAACAATGTCAACTTTTACTATTAGTTTTTGTCATGACGTCGTGGGCTCTGACCTGAGACAGGATCTCA
Above is a genomic segment from Ostrea edulis chromosome 3, xbOstEdul1.1, whole genome shotgun sequence containing:
- the LOC125674438 gene encoding uncharacterized protein LOC125674438, whose product is MSPQSKETELTREQLHIQHHALEKALQVEREQRLQLEEALNTMQEQARLVAENKQINLQIEDDEEEIILEASPMLMRSEAGYGQMVWNWLRVRRRTLNRLMRMRPGIRKIIWGYFLLLHLLVIGFLFGLL